CGTCAGTGATGACTGAGTCGATATTTAGCCTATTTAAGGCGTTCTGTACGGAGCTTACATTGCCACCGTTGTATTTTATTATTGCAATCATAAGGTCTTTACTATTTATTTATCTGCATTTACCGTTATTTTTAAACCATTAAGAATATTAAGAACATACCTGAATCTATATTTCTCAGCCGCATTCTTATTCACTTTTGACGAAACTTAACTTGTATTAAAATCTTCCATTTTCTTAATGATCAAATATTTACAGTTGATGTTATTCAATCTTCTGCTTACTTATAAACTTCCTTTGGTTGAAGGCAAATTATAGTTGCTGTCAGATTGGTTCACTGCCATTTTTACTGCTTTAGCAAAAGCTTTGAAGATAGATTCAATTTTGTGGTGTTCATTCTCTCCTTCTGCTTTAATATTTAAATTCGTTTTTGAAGAATCAGTAAAAGATTTAAAAAAGTGGAAAAACATTTCTGTAGGCACATCTCCTATTTTTTCTCTTTTAAAATCGGCATCCCAGACCAGCCATGGCCTTCCTCCAAAATCAATCGCAACCTGGGATAGGCAATCGTCCATTGGAAGCAGGAAGCCATACCTTTCAATTCCTTTTTTCTTTCCTAATGCTTTTAAAATAGCTTCTCCCAATACAATTCCTGTATCTTCAACCGTGTGGTGCTCGTCAACCATCAGATCCCCATTTACTTTGATGGTAAGATCCATATTACCGTGTCTTGCAATCTGATCCAGCATGTGGTCAAAAAAGTGAAGACCTGTGGAGATTTCCGACTTTCCTTTCCCATCGAGATTCACCTCAATTTCTATTTCAGTTTCATTGGTCTTTCTGGAGACTTTGGCCCTTCTCATTCCTGTCTTTAAAAACTGATAAATGTCTCTCCATTCCGTTGCATTAAGGCTTGCCTCTTCATTAAAGCTTTGGTTTAGAAAAATAGATTTAGATCCCAAATTTTTAGCAAGTTGCACATCAGTACTTCGATCACCAATTACATAGGAATTTTCCAGATCATAATCACCATAAATATATTTTGCCAGCATTCCTGTTCCTGGTTTTCGGGTAGGTAAATTTTCATGTTCAAAACTTTTATCAATCAAAATATCACTGAAAATAATTCCTTCATTTTCAAATGCCCGCATCATTTTTTCATGGGGCTTTGTAAAAGTATCCAAAGGAAAACTTTCGGTTCCTAAACCGTCCTGATTGGTCACCATCACCAACTCATAATCCAGCTCATTGACTATTTTGGAAAGGTTTTGGAAAACTCCCGGATAAAACTCTAACTTTTCCAATGAATCTACTTGAAAATCTGTTGGTGGCTCAATGATCAGAGTACCATCACGATCGATAAATAATACTTTTTTCATCTTTATATATTTTTTAAAAGATTAACCAATTTTTCATTCTCCTGACGATTGCCTACATTGATTCTAATGCATCCAGGGATAGCCGGATCTCTTCTGCTGGTTAAAATTTCCTGTTCCAGCATTTGGTTATATACCTTTTCTATATTTTTCATTTTAATCAAAAAGAAGTTGGCATCTGTTGGAAATACTTTGGAAATACATTCGATATCGTTAAACTGATTTTGAAGCCATGCACGCTCTGCCACAATATTGTTTACATTCTCTTTCAATTTATTTTCATCCTCAAGGGCATTCAGAATCAGCTCCTGACTTAATGCATTGACGTTATAAGGGGCTTTTACGGTATTAATCAGCTGAATAATCTCTTCTGAAGCATACGCTACACCTACTCTTGCTCCCGCAATTCCCCAAGCTTTTGAAAAGGTCTGAAGAACAATAAGATTGGGATACTGAGCCAGAAGCTCCAAGCTAGATTTTTTCCCTGAAAACTCAATATATGCTTCGTCCACCACCACAATTCCGTTAAAGTTCTGCAGGTAGAATTCAATATCATCAATACTGTTTCCTGTTGGATTGTTCGGGGAACATAGGAAGAAAACCTTAATGGATTCTTCTTTAATTATATTTAAAAAATCCTCTTTTACAATATCAAAATTCTCATCCAGATTTAATTGTAAAACCCTATTTTCATTGATAGTAGCATAAAATCCATACATTGCGAAAGAAGGATTCATCATTAAAATAGCATCTTTTTTAGGTTCACAGAAGATCTTAATAATTAAATCGATCAATTCATCACTTCCATTTCCTATAGCGATCTGTTCCGGAGAGAGATTTCTAAGACTTGCTAAACTATTTTTAAGCTTTTTCTGGGTAGAATCCGGGTAACGGTTCCATTCTCCAAAGGGAGATTCATTAGCATCTAAAAAGGTAGGTTCATTAAATTCATTATAATCTCTGAAACTTATGTATGGTTTCAATTTTAAAATATTGTCTCTTACTAATGTATTGATACTGATTGTGTTCATTGTATTATTTTAATCTTATTGATACTGCATTTTTGTGGGCAAAAAGGCCTTCTGCTTCTGCCATTATTTCTATTGTTTTCCCCAGATTCTGAAGTCCTTTCTTTGATAGATACTGAAAGGTAATTTTCTTTACAAAACTGTCCAGAGATACGCCACTGTAATTCTTTGCGTAAGCGTTAGTAGGAAGAGTGTGATTCGTCCCACTCGCATAGTCTCCGGCACTTTCACAAGAATAATTTCCAAGAAATACAGAGCCTGCATTCTGGATCATCGGAATATATTTTTCAAATTCTCCGATGGCCAGGATAAGGTGTTCCGGGGCATATAGATTGCTAAACTCTACAGCTTCTTCAAGACTATTTAATAGTATAAAACTACTATTTTCAAGTGCTTTTCCAGCCATTTCATTTCTTGGTAATTTTTTGACTTGCTGCTCAATAGACCCAATCGTTTCATTAAAAACTTTAAGATCAGTTGTGAGAAAAATAACTTGGCTATCACTACCGTGTTCTGCCTGAGAAAGCAAATCTGCAGCGCAAAATTCAGGAATAGCTTGCTCATCCGCAATCACAAGAACCTCACTGGGACCCGCCGGCATATCGATCGCGACTCCATAATGTTGGGCATACTCTTTGGCTGCCACCACGAATTGATTTCCTGGGCCAAAAATCTTAGATACTTTCGGAATACTTTCCGTTCCCAGAGTCATTGCAGCAATGGCCTGAGCGCCTCCTGTTTTAAAAATCTTTGAAACCCCACAAAGCTTGGCAGCATATAAAATAGCAGGATTCACAGCGCCGTTGTTGTCCGGTGGTGTACAAAGAATAATCTCTTTACATCCTGCGATATTAGCGGGTACTGCAAGCATCAGTACTGTTGAAAATAAAGGTGCTGTTCCTCCCGGAATATAAATTCCTACGTTTTCTATTGCTCTGTTTTCTCTCCAGCAGATCACCCCTTTTGTCGTTTCAATCTTCTGGATCTCCGGATTTTGTGAAATGTGAAATTTAAAGATGTTATCTTTTGCCTTTTGGATGGCCTTTTTTAGTTCCTTACTTATTTGATTTTCAGAATTGTTAATTTCATCTTCTGTAACGCTAACCTCTTTAGTTTCTGCTTTATCAAATTTTTTATTGAATGCTATTAAAGCTTGATCTCCATTCCTTTCAACTTCAGCAAATATTTTGGCAATCAGTCCGGAAATTTCTGCTCTTTCAAAAACAGGACGTTTTACGAGCTCTGACCATGTATTTTTTGTTGGATATCGATATATTTTCATCTGTATTATTTTTTTCTTAGTACCTATTGATTGTTGTCTTTTTAAGCCATTAAGATCTTTATGTGATCTATTAAACTTAACTTATCTTAATTTTTCTTTACTGTACTTGTCTTAACTGTTCCTTAAATTGTGTTTTAAATAACCATCTTATCAATGGGAATAATAAGAATATCCTGAGCTCCGTTTTCTTTCAGCTCATCAATCACTTCCCAGAATCTTTCCTGATCAATTACTGAATGAATACTACTCCAGCCCTCTTCTGCCAATGGAATTACTGTAGGGCTTTTCAACACGGGCAGTACACCTGCTACTTTTTGAATCTTATCATTGGGAACATTCATCAGAATGTATTTTGAATTTTTTGCTTTTAAGACGGCTTTGATTCTGAAAAGAAATTTATCGAGAATCAAAGCTTTTTCAGATGACAATTGTGGAGTCTGAGCCAAAACAGCTTCTGATTTTAAAAGAGTTACTGTTTCTCTCAGTCCATTCTTGAATAAGGTACTTCCGGAGCTTACAATATCACAAATTCCGTCTGCAAGTCCAATGTTTGGAGCAATTTCTACAGAACCGGAAATAACGTGGATATCCGAAGTAATTCCTTTGGTTTCTAAAAAATTCTTAAGGGTGTTGGGGTATGATGTGGCAATTTTTCGGCCTTGGAAGTAGCCCAGATCATCGGTTTCAATCTCTTTGGGAACAGCGATGGATACACGGCATTTTGAAAAGCCCAGCTTCTCAACGATCTGGATCTTTTTTTGTTTTTCAATTAATAGATTTTCGCCGACTATAGCTACATCCACCACACCATCTTCAAGGTATTGGGGAATATCTGAATTCCGGAGATACATGATTTCCATCGGGAAGTTATCTACGGAAACTTTAAGCTGGTCTTTTCCGTTGTTAACAAAGATTCCGCAGTCTTTAAGGAGCTGTAGGGATTCTTCGTATAAACGGCCACTTTTCTGAATCGCAATTTTTAATTTACTCATTTCGTCTTTTTTGAGTCCGAGTAAATAAAAACTGATCTGTTGAAATTTCTGAGGAGAATTCAGGAAACAAAAAAACCGTCTACTTACTCAGACGGTTTTTAATTATTTTTGATTTTAGCATCAACAAATATCAATCAATTCCGCCTAACAGAGATGATGATAATAATGATGTAATGCTAAAAATATTGGTTTCATTGTATTGAATTATGATGCAAATGTAGGATTTATTTTTAAAATCCTACATTTTTTTAGATAATTTTTTGATAAAGATTCATCAGATTCTTGGCAATCCGTTCATCGTTGAACTTCTGAACAAACTCGAAACCCTTTTCCTCACGGCGTTTTCTTTCGGATTCATTTTCCCAGAGAAATTTTATTTTTGCCCTGATATCAAGATCATTATTGGGGTTGATATAAACGGAGTCTTTTCCACCTGCTTCCGGCAAACAGCTTGTATTGCTTGTTATTACTACCGTTTTGGAGAATAGTGCTTCTATCACAGGAATTCCAAATCCTTCAAAGAAGCTTGGATAGACGAAAATATCGGCCAGTTTATAGATCACAGCCAATTCATCCATAGAAACACCTTCCAGGAACTGTACCTGGTTTTCCATTTTGTTTTTCTTCAGGAAGCTTTCGATCTTCTGGTAATATTTGGTCTTTTTTCCAACTACAACCAATGGAATTCCGGTATCTTTAATGGCTTTTACTACGTTCAAAAGATTTTTACGATCTTCAATAGTTCCCACATTCAGAATGAATCTTTCCGGAAGATTAAATTTTTCTTTGGCAGCTTGAATTTGTTCTGAAGATTGTTGCTCTTTAAATGCTTTGTGACAGCCTTGATAAATGACTTCAATTTTGCTTTCAGGAACTTGTAAGAACTCTATAATGTCGCTTTTGGTTTGTTCTGAAATAGCAATAATTTTATCTGCCATATCCGCCGCTTTTTTAAACTTCCAAAAATGTATTTTGCGGTCAAAAAAAGAATAATACTGTGGATATCTTACAAAGATCAGATCATGAATGGTTACGATCTTTTTGATAGGTCTTTGATCCCATTTCAATGGCAATTCACCAGACAGACCATGAAATAGATCTGCTCCTTGCCTCTGAGCATCTTTTCCCATTTTAAGCTGACGTGAAAAATTACCTTTTGAGGTTTCTATGAACTTAACATTAGGACGGTCAAGAATATCCTTCCCGCGCTCAGATTTGTTTTTGTTGAGCAACAGATATTCATTATCCGGCTCATATTGCGAAAGAATTCTTACGAGATCTCTTGAATAATTGCCTAATCCAGAGGTGTTATGGAAAAAACGTTTTGCGTCAAAAGCAATTTTCATGCGTGTATTTGTTTTTGAAATTCCTGAAAAGTACCAAAAGTATGGCCTTTTTCTTTAAGCCATCCTACAAAGGTATCAAATCTTTCCACCATATCTTTCCCTGAATTTTTCACAGTGAAACCCGGCAATTTAAATGCTTCATCTTTAATAGCAGCAAATTCCCACGGATGGAAATAAACATTCAGATACTTGTCTTTTTTCAAGGTATCAGCAGCCAATTTTTTATATAGTGCTAAAGGAAAATTATGAAAACTCAGCCAGAATAAAGGAATTCTGAAATTAGGTGATACAGATGCAGGAACCTGCATTACATTTCCTTCTTTAAAATACGTTCTTGATACTTTAAGATTATTATATCTTCCCGGTAAAAACGTAGGATTGATAGAAGAATTATAAGAATATCCTGCTTTTTCTACTTCTTTTTCATTTACCGGCATCATTCTAGGCATTCTTAGCCCCGTTACTTTTGTGGAAAATAATTCTTCCAGTCTTTCTCGGGATTCTTTCAGATGTTTGTCTTCAAATTCTGAGTGAAACCAAGTGTGAGAAGCCAGTTCGTGACCTTCGTTCAATAGTCTTTCAATAAGATGTTTACTGTTTTCAGCAAAAATAACGGTAGAAAAAAAGGTAGCTTTTGCTCCGTGCTTTTTAAGAATATTTAAAATATTTTCAAGTCCATGCTGAGATATAGAGATTTGTTTATCAAAAGAGATCTCCCCTTTATATTCTAAAGGCATGTCGAACTCCTCGATATCAAAACTTAATAAAACCATTTAAAAATTTTTGTTTTTTATAATATAATTAGGTCTTTCTTTAACCTGTTTAAAGATTTTACCTAAGTAAATGCCAATGATTCCGAGGATGATCAGCTGAAGACCTCCAAAGAATACAATCGTCATAATTAATGATGCCCAACCTGAAATTTCGGTATGAACCACAAATGAA
This is a stretch of genomic DNA from Chryseobacterium tructae. It encodes these proteins:
- the hisC gene encoding histidinol-phosphate transaminase — encoded protein: MNTISINTLVRDNILKLKPYISFRDYNEFNEPTFLDANESPFGEWNRYPDSTQKKLKNSLASLRNLSPEQIAIGNGSDELIDLIIKIFCEPKKDAILMMNPSFAMYGFYATINENRVLQLNLDENFDIVKEDFLNIIKEESIKVFFLCSPNNPTGNSIDDIEFYLQNFNGIVVVDEAYIEFSGKKSSLELLAQYPNLIVLQTFSKAWGIAGARVGVAYASEEIIQLINTVKAPYNVNALSQELILNALEDENKLKENVNNIVAERAWLQNQFNDIECISKVFPTDANFFLIKMKNIEKVYNQMLEQEILTSRRDPAIPGCIRINVGNRQENEKLVNLLKNI
- the hisG gene encoding ATP phosphoribosyltransferase gives rise to the protein MSKLKIAIQKSGRLYEESLQLLKDCGIFVNNGKDQLKVSVDNFPMEIMYLRNSDIPQYLEDGVVDVAIVGENLLIEKQKKIQIVEKLGFSKCRVSIAVPKEIETDDLGYFQGRKIATSYPNTLKNFLETKGITSDIHVISGSVEIAPNIGLADGICDIVSSGSTLFKNGLRETVTLLKSEAVLAQTPQLSSEKALILDKFLFRIKAVLKAKNSKYILMNVPNDKIQKVAGVLPVLKSPTVIPLAEEGWSSIHSVIDQERFWEVIDELKENGAQDILIIPIDKMVI
- the hisB gene encoding bifunctional histidinol-phosphatase/imidazoleglycerol-phosphate dehydratase HisB; amino-acid sequence: MKKVLFIDRDGTLIIEPPTDFQVDSLEKLEFYPGVFQNLSKIVNELDYELVMVTNQDGLGTESFPLDTFTKPHEKMMRAFENEGIIFSDILIDKSFEHENLPTRKPGTGMLAKYIYGDYDLENSYVIGDRSTDVQLAKNLGSKSIFLNQSFNEEASLNATEWRDIYQFLKTGMRRAKVSRKTNETEIEIEVNLDGKGKSEISTGLHFFDHMLDQIARHGNMDLTIKVNGDLMVDEHHTVEDTGIVLGEAILKALGKKKGIERYGFLLPMDDCLSQVAIDFGGRPWLVWDADFKREKIGDVPTEMFFHFFKSFTDSSKTNLNIKAEGENEHHKIESIFKAFAKAVKMAVNQSDSNYNLPSTKGSL
- a CDS encoding polysaccharide deacetylase family protein — encoded protein: MVLLSFDIEEFDMPLEYKGEISFDKQISISQHGLENILNILKKHGAKATFFSTVIFAENSKHLIERLLNEGHELASHTWFHSEFEDKHLKESRERLEELFSTKVTGLRMPRMMPVNEKEVEKAGYSYNSSINPTFLPGRYNNLKVSRTYFKEGNVMQVPASVSPNFRIPLFWLSFHNFPLALYKKLAADTLKKDKYLNVYFHPWEFAAIKDEAFKLPGFTVKNSGKDMVERFDTFVGWLKEKGHTFGTFQEFQKQIHA
- the hisD gene encoding histidinol dehydrogenase produces the protein MKIYRYPTKNTWSELVKRPVFERAEISGLIAKIFAEVERNGDQALIAFNKKFDKAETKEVSVTEDEINNSENQISKELKKAIQKAKDNIFKFHISQNPEIQKIETTKGVICWRENRAIENVGIYIPGGTAPLFSTVLMLAVPANIAGCKEIILCTPPDNNGAVNPAILYAAKLCGVSKIFKTGGAQAIAAMTLGTESIPKVSKIFGPGNQFVVAAKEYAQHYGVAIDMPAGPSEVLVIADEQAIPEFCAADLLSQAEHGSDSQVIFLTTDLKVFNETIGSIEQQVKKLPRNEMAGKALENSSFILLNSLEEAVEFSNLYAPEHLILAIGEFEKYIPMIQNAGSVFLGNYSCESAGDYASGTNHTLPTNAYAKNYSGVSLDSFVKKITFQYLSKKGLQNLGKTIEIMAEAEGLFAHKNAVSIRLK
- a CDS encoding glycosyltransferase family 4 protein, with amino-acid sequence MKIAFDAKRFFHNTSGLGNYSRDLVRILSQYEPDNEYLLLNKNKSERGKDILDRPNVKFIETSKGNFSRQLKMGKDAQRQGADLFHGLSGELPLKWDQRPIKKIVTIHDLIFVRYPQYYSFFDRKIHFWKFKKAADMADKIIAISEQTKSDIIEFLQVPESKIEVIYQGCHKAFKEQQSSEQIQAAKEKFNLPERFILNVGTIEDRKNLLNVVKAIKDTGIPLVVVGKKTKYYQKIESFLKKNKMENQVQFLEGVSMDELAVIYKLADIFVYPSFFEGFGIPVIEALFSKTVVITSNTSCLPEAGGKDSVYINPNNDLDIRAKIKFLWENESERKRREEKGFEFVQKFNDERIAKNLMNLYQKII